The DNA sequence gaataaaaatataaaaataaaaacagttcaaAGAGATGGGATGACTATTTAGGATTCTATTAGGATTGATCTAGTATTATTTgtgtaacaaaatgaaaaacaaattcttgGGAAAAGTTTAACTCTTCTGTGACCTTTTGGACATATTCTGATTCCAATCCCAGCTTCTGTAGAAGCCATCAAAGACAGCCAACTCAGTTAATACTCCAAGAAATTTATGGCTGGGGAAGATTCTCTTTAAGTGAAGATAATTGGGTCTTTAGAATCTGCAGAAGTCAGGGATTTTGATCTCTAGAGAATCCTAAGTTTCTGATTCACAACCTTAGGGATTGAAGAAGTTTGTAAAAAATTGGGCGCTAAATTAATTCCAAGAGAAGCTGAATCTCTCGAGTAAGCATCAACATTAGAACAAGTCCTGGGAAACCAGAGTTGCATCAtggattcttatttttaatatgttttctttccttgacaCCTTCTTAGGAAAATTCATATTCAAACCAATTGCCTGGTTGTAGCAATTCttcctcacatttctttttaggaAGGAGAACAACCATCTTTCAAATTGAAAATCTGgtctcatctgaaaaatgcaaatggaattCAAATTCCTGGAAATGTTTTCTATTACTTAATAGAATGGAATGGTGAgaatgactttaaaacaaagacagaaggtaagataaagagaaaagtttTACTCAAAtcatttccaaaggaaaacatcctatcaataaatacaaagatttgtttttgttgaggTGATCACAGCTGGTGggattttgaaaatatgtatatatgtgtaaaggaaaaaaatacaaaattccagGCACCAACTTCAAGAGCAGGatattacttaaatttatttaaagaccCCAAACTACTACATGGAAGAGACTACTGAGGAAGGGAATTTGCCCGTAATGCAAACAGGTCTAATAATACACCCTTAATAATAAGTGAAAAGCTACTGTATTCAAGTATAAAGTTCAATAAATCTTATGTAAAAATCATCTGGAGAAAGGGTccataataatttatatattaatcacACATAAACTGTGCTCAGTAGGGGTTTGAGGAAACTTGTAATTAAAGGTGTTTATTGTAAAAACAGGATTAGAAACCAAATATATGTAACAGGGTGCTGAAGTAATTATAAGTGTTAATTTGAGCTGTAGGTGTCCaaggcaaaagaagaaatactatTTTGTTTAATCTCCCGCATATGTAACAAATCAATTCTACCACTCTATACTTTAATTGTTCACACTAGACCTGAAAGGAATTTTTAGCCTTTTTcacaatttatttcattattgtgGATAGTGTCTTCATAAGTGGAAGACAATAAACGCCTTCAATGCTTTCCAgagatttcaatatatttttatgtacatttttatcatttggaTGCTTGAAAGTTAAGTGCATCATATTAAATAGTGGTTTTATAAGAATAAATGttatcaataagtaaataaagtataGTGCTAAAACCGGGTTTTGGAAGCATAAGGTTTTaatttgtaacgtttatttattttttgagagagagagagagagagacagagcatgagtgggggaggggcagagagagacagggagacagagaatccaaaacaggccccaggctctgagttgtcagcacagagcctgatgcggagctcaaactcacgaaccatgagatcatgacctgagccgaagtcagacgcttaactgactgagccacccaggcaccccaatataagGTTTTAAATCATAGTATTTGCCAACTATAAGACATAAAaaaccaggtgttgtatggaagtactgaatcactaaactgtacacctgaaactagtattacactgtaagttaactaactagaatttaaataaatactttttaaaaagatagtgaTCATTGTACTTAACCTTTGATATTTCAAAGtaatttcctcattggtaaaattcATAATAATATTTGGCTTATTTGGAAGATTACATGATAAAAATGATATGAAGTGCCTCATACTAGGACATCACatgaaaatttttcttctctttgtaagCCAAAATAATACATCTTTCCTTGTGGTATATTAATTAAAGAGTAGAGCctataaaatctataaattgaGACAggatatccatttatttttgtacagTATCAATTGTCTTAATTGATATCTTTAGAAGAGCTGGAGAGGATGATAGGATTATTTCCTTTAGTGAGAATTTAGAGTGCAGATAGCATGTGTTTTTCAGTGAAAAATGTTAGTACTTTAACTATTAGATCTTCAAGTAGCTaagtcaataaaacaaaataaaaatttatagaaagTTAGAAAGTTCCTTCTAAAAAGTTAGACAGCTTGACTTCTGGCTTGAATAAAATGTCACAGACTTCCTTAGGACTGTTACAACACTAAAACAGTGCCCAGATAAAGCCCCAGCACATTGAACCACAGAGATGTTAATTCTTATAAAAAAACAGGGGTTGGGAGAGGGGGATTAGAGGTTGGCTAAGATCCAGGTGTTCAGATCCTTTACAAATAGGAATGTCATCTTCTAAATGATTTCCATGCTAGGCATCAACAGACCACAATCTCTTTTGATAAAATATGATTAAGTGAAGAACTCAAGTCCCTCATCTTGGCAtacctccaaaaaacaaaaaacactgtttATTGGAAGATTTTTGAAAGTAGGGATTATAAATGCTCTCTGGAAATCGGAAATACTGGGTTCCTCCCAATAACTGGATAGGACACCCCAGTACAGCTTAGCCTCAATGTGTATGTAGTTTCTAGAAAATTAAGATAATCACTGTacaacttaaattattttaacatactttgttctgcttcctccttttaaataatattctttctttatgaATATCAATTTTAAGTTTTGGATAATtcagaaaagtagaagaaaggtCTCTAGGTAACCATTAATGTCTTAGGTATTTCTAGTCTTTCTACACTGTCTAGGCTATCTTGGTTTAGGTTTCAgttttgcagaaaagaaaaaaaaaatgaatgttttttttgtttgtttccaactTAATCattctaatataatttaaaaatctttgttttaataCAAAGTTGTCACAAATGTCATATAAGAAGTGCATAATGGCCCATCAAATTAGTGTGCCGTGATTATCTAACAATTCCCCTGCCatgagttaaaaatgaaaaactatttcaaaagaTAATATCCAATAATGGCAAGGATTTAGTAAAGAATTATCTAATATACATTTTTCATGGAAAATGATTTATTAGAAACTATCAAGaatcttaaaattttccattctcttgtccccaggaaaatattttagtgaagtaagctaaaatgaagaaatcactTGTCGCAATGCTATTAAAGAAGAGTGTCCATTCCTTCTTAAAAGTTGCACTAATATTACACGAGCAATGAAAGTAATTTCCTCTTACTGTCCACTATTCctcccccatcaccaccaccatttgAAACCACTAAAGCACATTGTTGGTTTCATCTCTTATAAATGTttgcaagtgattttttttttttttttgcagcaacTGTCTCTGAACTATCAGTATACCAGATATACACCATCATTATTTGCTACAAGTCATTTCCAAATAGGAATCACCTTCTTGGTGATGTTCctaggaaagaagggagagggcGTCTGACATGATTCACATCTTCCCTGAAACAACAGATCCAAGACAACTGATGCTCCTTCAAAGACtctatcaaaattttatttttaggttcagAGTaggttgatatatatatatatatatatatatatatatatatatatatatatatatatatatatctacactCAATCAAATTCCAAACTTAATACCAAATAGAAGTATATCCTGCCCTACCCAACCCTTCCTACCCTTTTTGTAATGTATGCCTGCAAAGCCTGGTACAGCTTGAATTGCATGAGAACCCTTCTTTCCATAGCCAATAGGCGTATAAATATTGTATTATGCTGATTAACATGATTTGCCATTGTAAACTGGAGTTGTCATAGAAAGGAGCATAACCTGTTGGCAAAAGGTGATcacagaaagaaatggcaaagcCTATATCAGAAACAGggccttctttaatttttttaatgtttatttgacagagagagagagtgtgggggaaggggcagagaggaagagacaggatcccaagcaggctcttctaTGTCAGCACaaaggctgacacagggctcaatgccaccaactgtgagatcatgactggagctgaaaccaagagaaggATGCTTAACTGGGACACTCAGACGCACCACATAGCCTTGTTTAAAAACACtaactagaggggcacctgttGGTTCAGTCAGTCGAGactcagactcttaattttggctcaggtcattatctcatggttcatgagatggagccccacttcaggctctgtgctaatagtgtaGAGggtgcttcggattctctctttctctctctgcccctacctcactcacAACCCCCTCTCcatctcactcaaaataaatattttttaaaaagcactagtAAGAAAATTATCGATTGgatcaaattttttttcctctagggatttttttaagttaggtaGAATACCTTGAGAGTGAaaagtgttttcaaaattatgttctttgatttatttactgTAAAAAGGTCAGCTACTAATAtctactctttaatttttttcaaattaaagttATTTGTTCCATGCTCTATGATGCACAATTCAGATGCTTGAGCTGACCTCAAATTCctcttttggaaaatatttaccataattGCAAATTcaacaaatggaagagaaaggactTTAATATGGACAGAAACAACAGACTCTGTTGTATGTAGTTTGGTTGCTTGTATATCTAAAATCTAAAGAACACAAAACTGAGTGTAATACACTCACACAGATGTCTCAGCTCCAAGTGTCACAGAATGTTCAGTTTTGCATTGTCTACTATTCGATTACAGTCCTACATACAAGGGAAGCAGTAGTGGCATTCTGCAATAGCATTGGAGAGAAATGGTCTAAAAGGCCTTGCTACTCATGTGAGTTCTGCAGACATAAACAGCATCTGGAAACATGTTAATAAATTCAGATCTTAGAATCCAATTCAGACCCACTGATTCAGAATCCCTTACAAAGATTCTCCTATCCGAATTTTGTGTGTACTAAAATTTGGAGGCACTTGACTAGACAGGTGGTTTTTTTCCACAaggcacattagaatcatctggagaacATTATTTAGAAAGATGTCTGATTCCCACTCCTTAGATAATTCACATAATTCTGAGAGGGCAAGAGCATGTTGTTTAAAATAggcaggtgaggggcgcctgggtggctcagtcggttaagcgtccgacttcagctcaggtcacaatgtcgcggtccgtgagttccagccccgcgtcgggctctggcctgatggctcagagcctggagcctgcttctgattctgtgtctccctctctctctgcccctgccccattcatgctctgtctctctctgtcccaaaaataaataaaacgttaaaaaattttttttaaaaataaaataaaaaaggcaggtgaggggcacctgggtagctcagttggataaatttttgacttcggctcagataaGGATCTTGGCAACTTgtttgagccccaaatctggctttctgctgtcaccccagagcccactttggatcctgtttccttccccttctgcccctcctccactagtgctctctctcaaaaataaacattaaaaaaaataaaaatacagggtgcctgggtggttcagctggttaagcacccgacttcagctcagtcatgatctcgcagttcgtgggatccagccccatgtcgggttctgtgctgacagctcagagcctgaagactgtttcagattctgtgtctccctccctctctgcccctcccccattcaccctctatctctctctctctctctcaaaaataaacattaaaaaattgtttttaatatatagataaaataaaataagtaaaactggcaggtgttggggtgcctgggtggctcagtcagttaagcgtctgacttcagctcaggtcatgatctcacggtttgagagtttaagccccgcatccggcactgtactgacagctcagagcctgaagcctgattcacattctgtgtctccctctctttccctgaccctccccaactcatgtgtgcacgctctccctctctctctcaaaaataaacattaaaaaatatttttttaaattggcagGTGCTataaagtcagaaaataaattggaataGTGGATCACACTctgtttttatatacattttacctCTATGAATTTCACTTTCCTCAGAGAATTATAGTTATGATAAAATGAGTaatatgtgtgaatatattaaattataaaacccTGAACTAATAATATTGTTTATGACTTccatgaaataaaatcaaatacataGTTATTTATAACAGATGAAGCATACTCTCTCCAAAATGATATTCAAAATGTAGGCTGTGGGTCCAAAGAataggaaataacagatgtttgttaaaatgcaaatagttCTTTCCTGCCTCAGAACTGTGTATTACTATCTCAGGAAATGGAATACAAGAgcctatatttttaaagagctggTCAATGTAATTATTACACGTCTTCAATCCCTTCCTATATGTACCAGAAGAGAAATTCAAAACGCTAAACTCAGAGCTCTTAGCACCACTCCAGCTACTGTGGACACACTTGGTGCCCCTCCCGCAGTGATCTCTCACTGCACATGGTAATATGCACTGACGCGTTATGCTCACATGAAGTTTTCTCTTCTGGATTACTCCaggtatagaaaaataaaatggacaggACGAACTGGACAGAGATTGAGTTCATTCTGCAGGGACTTTCTGAGTACCCCAAAGTGGAAAAACTCCTTTTCGTCATGTGCTTGATGATGTACCTGGTGATCCTGCTGGGGAACAGCACTTTGATCATACTAATTCTCCTGGATTCCCGGCTCCATacgcccatgtacttcttcctcggTAATCTTTCCCTCCTAGACATTTGTTACACATCCTCCTTTACCCCCTCAGTGTTGATTCACTTCCTATCACAGAAAAAAACCATCTCCTTCACTAGGTGTGTTGTTCAGATGTCTGTCTCCTACACAATGGCATGCACAGAATGCGTGCTCTTAGCAGTGATGGCATATGACCGTTACGTGGCTATCTGTAACCCTCTGAGATACCCCATCATCATGAGCAAGGCACTTTGTATTCAGATGGCAGCCCTCTCCTGGGGAATGGGCTTTCTCAATTCACTGACAGAAACTATACTTGCAATACGGTTGCCCTTTTGTGGAAAAAATGTCATTAACCACTTTGTTTGTGAAATAATGGCTTTTGTCAAGCTGGCTTGTGCAGATATTTCCTTGAATGAGATTGCTATAATGTTGGGCaatgtaatatttttgtatattccaTTATTGTTAATTTGCATCTCCTACATTTTCATCCTATCTACTGTACTAAAAATGAattcagcagaaggaagaaaaaaagctttttctACCTGTTCAGCCCACTTAACAGTAGTGACCATGTTTTATGGGACAATCCTCTTCATATATATGAAGCCAAAGTCCAAAGACTCTGCTATTGACAAACTGATTGCTCTGTTCTATGGCGTAGTCACTCCCATGCTCAATCCTATCATCTATAGCCTGAGGAACACAGAGGTGCTTGGAGCTTTGAGAAAATTGATGAGTAGACACTGTTTCtggagaaaaggatgaaaaacTTACATCTTCGAGTTCATGCACCAAATAAACTCATATATTTGAGGAAAaggcttttatttaaaacagagcaaaagaaataaagattgtaTGTAGGATCACAGAATTTAGGAGTTGGAAAGAAATTTCAAGATAATTATGTAGCTTTCCCTTTTTATGAAAATGACTGTTACAAAAATGTAGACACAACTAGTATAAGTACTAAGAGTAAAAtttaaggaataagaaaaaagatgtaaTTAAATGTTTCCAGGAAAATCCAGTACAGATTCTCTTCAACTGATGGAGTTATGTCCTGATAAACccatcaaaatttgaaaatatcattagccaaaaatgtctttaatacaCCTAAtctactgaacatcatagcttacCTTGAAAATGTGCAAATGCTTACATTAGCCTATAGTTGGTCAAAACCATCTCATACAAAGCCCATTTGCAATAGAGtgttgaatatttcatataaCGTATTGAGCACTGTACTGaaattgaaaaacagaatggttgtatgggtaTGAAACAGTTGTGAGTGTATCAGTTGTTTATTCTTGTGATCATGTGGCTCAAACTGGAAGCTGGGGCCACTGCCACTGCCTAGCGCAACAAGAATATCATACCACATGTTACTAGCCCAGGAAAAGaccacaatttaaattttaaagtgtggtttctactgaatgcatatcactTTCACATCATCATGAAGTTGAAATATCCTATCTCAAACCATTTTAATGTATGGACCATCTGTATGTATGTCTGCTGAACaagtaaaacatgtatttttcagTTCCCTTTTGAG is a window from the Felis catus isolate Fca126 chromosome D4, F.catus_Fca126_mat1.0, whole genome shotgun sequence genome containing:
- the LOC101082351 gene encoding olfactory receptor 13C7-like, with product MDRTNWTEIEFILQGLSEYPKVEKLLFVMCLMMYLVILLGNSTLIILILLDSRLHTPMYFFLGNLSLLDICYTSSFTPSVLIHFLSQKKTISFTRCVVQMSVSYTMACTECVLLAVMAYDRYVAICNPLRYPIIMSKALCIQMAALSWGMGFLNSLTETILAIRLPFCGKNVINHFVCEIMAFVKLACADISLNEIAIMLGNVIFLYIPLLLICISYIFILSTVLKMNSAEGRKKAFSTCSAHLTVVTMFYGTILFIYMKPKSKDSAIDKLIALFYGVVTPMLNPIIYSLRNTEVLGALRKLMSRHCFWRKG